Proteins from one Cellulosilyticum lentocellum DSM 5427 genomic window:
- a CDS encoding AEC family transporter, whose product MDTFIFSANAILPLILLIALGYGLKQIEFFDEAFLKKANAFVFNIALPGLLFYNVYSIDNLSELNWSVITFVVLAILILFVLGMLTVKLCTSDPRKKGVILQCIFRSNFAIIGIPLSEALGGSKAVAIAAVISAFSIPLYNILAVVALSIYVEDPKGNKIGPKQILISICKNPLIIGVALGMMCLVIRGFIPYDEATKSYAFTLKTHLPFLHTAIKNISSIASPLALIVLGGQFRFSAVKALAKDIMIGTVWRLIVAPLLTLSGALLLSQHTQFIHFTTTEYPALITLFGTPVAVSSAIMAGAMESDEELAGQLVVWTSLLSMPSLFIIIMLFRSMQLL is encoded by the coding sequence ATGGATACCTTTATATTTTCAGCCAATGCTATTTTACCACTTATCCTGCTTATTGCATTAGGTTATGGTTTAAAGCAAATTGAATTTTTTGATGAAGCATTTTTAAAAAAAGCTAATGCCTTTGTGTTTAACATAGCATTGCCTGGGTTACTTTTTTATAATGTTTATTCTATAGATAATTTAAGCGAGTTAAACTGGAGTGTTATCACATTTGTTGTGCTAGCTATTTTAATTTTATTCGTATTAGGAATGTTAACAGTCAAGCTATGTACATCAGATCCACGCAAAAAAGGAGTTATCTTACAATGTATTTTTAGATCTAATTTTGCAATTATAGGCATTCCCTTATCCGAAGCATTAGGAGGTTCTAAGGCAGTTGCTATTGCTGCTGTTATCTCAGCTTTTAGCATCCCTCTTTATAATATTTTAGCTGTTGTTGCGTTATCTATTTATGTAGAGGATCCAAAAGGAAATAAGATTGGCCCCAAACAGATTTTAATTAGCATCTGTAAAAATCCGCTTATTATTGGCGTGGCATTAGGCATGATGTGTTTAGTTATACGTGGCTTTATACCTTATGATGAGGCAACTAAGAGTTATGCTTTTACATTAAAAACCCATTTACCATTTTTACATACTGCTATTAAGAATATCAGCAGTATTGCATCGCCTTTGGCACTTATTGTATTAGGAGGGCAGTTTAGATTTTCAGCTGTTAAAGCGTTGGCTAAGGATATTATGATTGGAACGGTATGGCGTTTAATCGTGGCGCCACTGCTTACTTTAAGTGGAGCACTGCTTTTATCTCAGCATACACAGTTTATCCATTTTACGACAACAGAATATCCAGCACTTATTACTTTGTTTGGGACACCTGTAGCAGTTTCAAGTGCAATTATGGCAGGGGCTATGGAATCAGATGAAGAATTAGCAGGG
- a CDS encoding glycoside hydrolase family 31 protein yields MRLQQENNKLIIAEGLSEVWIEPWGMNGLRVRMTKEAVMDTKDWALTEKVEDCKATIVFNEIDVTDPWYKGDAYKAYHMKATEASITNGKITAKVSHEGWISYYNQKGELLTAEYWRNRNRLNRYCVPLRIDARELKPIAGSSDYTLMARFEAFDDEKIFGMGQYQERQLNKKGALLELAHRNSQASVPFMISSRGYGLLWNNPAIGTAHFGTNKTEWYAQRTKKLDYYITAGDTPSEIEEQYSAVTGRTPMMPEYGLGYWQCKLRYRNQEELLSVAREHKRRGLPMDAIVVDFFHWTRQGDFKFEPRDWPDPEAMVKELKEMGIETVVSVWPTIDEKSENFAEMADRGYLVHADRGNENHMTWMGNTIFYDATHPGAQQFVWERCKEHYYNKGIRCFWLDEAEPEYGPYDFDNYRYYEGPALMCTNIYPAMYAKGFYDGLKAEGETEILSLVRCAWAGSQKYGVLTWSGDIYSSFRAMREQLQAGLNMGIAGIPWWTSDIGGFLGGDIKDKAFQELLVRWFAWGAFCPVFRMHGERSPWYEREEEFINGVRQLTSGQDNEVWSFGEDNYEILKQFLFIREHLRPYIRACMKTASDKGEPVMRPMFFDFPKDTKCWEVEDQYMFGPDLLVAPVMEAGMKERQVYLPEGTKWVDAYTKQTYEGGQVITTPTPLEVIPVMMREGKNYSIYEV; encoded by the coding sequence ATGAGATTACAACAAGAGAATAATAAACTCATTATAGCAGAGGGGTTATCTGAGGTATGGATTGAACCTTGGGGAATGAATGGTCTTAGGGTAAGAATGACCAAAGAAGCAGTTATGGATACTAAGGACTGGGCTTTAACCGAAAAGGTAGAAGACTGTAAGGCAACCATTGTGTTTAATGAAATAGATGTCACAGACCCATGGTACAAGGGAGATGCTTATAAGGCGTATCATATGAAAGCCACAGAAGCAAGTATCACTAATGGCAAGATTACAGCTAAAGTTTCTCATGAAGGGTGGATTAGCTATTATAATCAAAAAGGTGAGTTATTAACAGCTGAATACTGGCGTAACCGCAATCGTCTAAATCGTTATTGTGTGCCACTACGTATAGATGCAAGGGAATTAAAACCTATAGCAGGAAGCAGCGATTATACCTTAATGGCACGTTTTGAAGCTTTTGATGACGAAAAAATATTTGGAATGGGTCAATATCAAGAACGTCAGCTGAATAAAAAGGGAGCTTTATTAGAACTTGCTCATCGTAATAGTCAAGCTAGTGTTCCTTTTATGATTTCTAGTCGTGGTTATGGACTTTTATGGAATAATCCAGCTATAGGAACAGCTCATTTTGGTACTAATAAAACGGAGTGGTATGCACAGCGCACCAAGAAGTTAGATTATTATATTACAGCAGGGGATACACCGAGTGAAATAGAAGAGCAATATAGCGCTGTAACAGGTAGAACACCCATGATGCCAGAGTATGGTTTAGGGTATTGGCAATGTAAATTACGTTATCGTAATCAAGAGGAGCTTCTTAGTGTAGCGAGGGAACATAAAAGAAGAGGACTTCCTATGGATGCTATTGTCGTTGACTTTTTCCACTGGACCAGACAAGGCGATTTTAAATTTGAGCCACGCGATTGGCCAGATCCAGAAGCTATGGTGAAGGAACTCAAAGAGATGGGTATTGAAACTGTGGTTTCTGTATGGCCTACCATAGATGAAAAAAGTGAGAATTTCGCAGAAATGGCTGATAGAGGTTACCTAGTACATGCAGACCGTGGTAATGAAAATCATATGACTTGGATGGGAAATACGATTTTTTATGATGCTACTCATCCAGGTGCACAGCAATTTGTATGGGAACGTTGCAAAGAGCATTATTATAATAAAGGCATTCGCTGTTTCTGGTTAGATGAAGCTGAACCTGAGTATGGACCTTACGATTTTGACAATTACCGTTATTATGAAGGACCAGCTCTAATGTGTACTAATATTTACCCGGCAATGTATGCTAAAGGCTTTTATGATGGTTTAAAAGCTGAGGGAGAAACAGAAATTTTAAGTTTGGTGAGATGTGCTTGGGCAGGTAGCCAAAAATATGGGGTACTGACTTGGTCAGGAGATATTTACTCTTCCTTTAGGGCAATGAGAGAGCAGCTTCAAGCAGGACTGAATATGGGGATTGCAGGCATTCCTTGGTGGACTTCTGATATTGGTGGTTTCTTAGGTGGAGATATTAAAGATAAAGCTTTTCAAGAATTATTAGTGCGCTGGTTTGCTTGGGGCGCTTTTTGTCCAGTTTTTCGTATGCATGGAGAACGTTCACCATGGTATGAAAGAGAAGAAGAATTTATCAATGGTGTGCGTCAATTAACCTCAGGACAAGACAATGAAGTGTGGAGCTTTGGAGAAGATAACTATGAGATTTTAAAACAATTTCTCTTTATTCGTGAACATTTACGTCCTTACATAAGAGCATGTATGAAAACAGCTAGTGATAAGGGTGAGCCCGTTATGCGTCCTATGTTCTTCGATTTTCCAAAGGATACAAAATGTTGGGAGGTAGAAGACCAATATATGTTCGGCCCTGATTTATTAGTAGCACCTGTCATGGAAGCAGGTATGAAGGAAAGACAGGTCTATTTACCAGAAGGCACTAAGTGGGTGGATGCTTATACAAAACAAACCTACGAGGGGGGTCAAGTAATCACAACACCTACACCATTAGAAGTCATCCCTGTTATGATGAGAGAAGGAAAAAACTATTCTATTTATGAAGTATAA